One window of Desulfomicrobium apsheronum genomic DNA carries:
- the pseI gene encoding pseudaminic acid synthase, whose amino-acid sequence MTVMINGRAIGPDHPPYIIAELSANHNGSLERALQTIEAAHRCGADAVKLQTYTADTLTIDCDAPDFLIKGGLWDGFKLYDLYKWAETPYEWHQAMFDHARNLGITIFSTPFDETAVDLLEDLGTPAYKIASFEIVDLPLIRYAASTGKPMIMSTGMASEEEIDEAVAAAHEAGCKDLILLHCISSYPAPIEQANLRQIPELARRFGVISGLSDHTMGTTAAVTAVALGACVIEKHFTLSRQDKGPDCEFSLEPHEMERLCVEAKDAWRALGKAGYTREEAEEKSKIFRRSVYFVRDLKKGAKITRDDIRRIRPGMGLAPKYYESIIGKKTKLSVLKGTATSKDNILFNNENQ is encoded by the coding sequence ATGACAGTCATGATCAACGGCCGCGCCATCGGCCCCGACCATCCGCCCTATATCATCGCCGAGCTTTCAGCCAACCACAACGGTTCGCTGGAACGGGCGCTTCAGACCATTGAAGCCGCGCATCGGTGCGGTGCGGACGCCGTCAAGCTCCAGACGTACACCGCGGACACCCTCACCATCGACTGCGACGCTCCGGATTTCCTCATCAAGGGAGGGCTGTGGGACGGTTTCAAGCTGTATGACCTCTATAAATGGGCCGAAACTCCGTATGAATGGCATCAGGCGATGTTCGATCACGCCAGGAATCTCGGCATAACCATTTTCTCGACACCATTTGACGAAACCGCAGTGGACCTTCTGGAAGACTTGGGCACCCCGGCGTACAAGATCGCATCCTTCGAAATCGTTGATCTGCCGCTCATCCGCTATGCCGCCAGCACAGGCAAACCCATGATCATGTCGACCGGAATGGCCAGCGAGGAAGAAATCGACGAGGCCGTCGCCGCCGCGCACGAAGCCGGATGCAAGGACCTGATCCTGCTGCACTGCATCAGCAGCTACCCTGCCCCGATCGAGCAGGCGAACCTGCGACAGATTCCCGAACTTGCGCGAAGGTTCGGCGTAATAAGTGGCCTTTCCGACCATACGATGGGGACAACTGCCGCGGTAACGGCCGTAGCCCTCGGAGCATGCGTCATTGAAAAGCATTTTACCCTAAGCAGACAAGACAAAGGGCCTGACTGCGAATTTTCCCTCGAACCACATGAGATGGAACGGCTTTGCGTCGAAGCAAAAGACGCATGGAGAGCTTTGGGCAAGGCGGGATACACGCGGGAGGAGGCGGAAGAAAAATCGAAAATCTTTCGACGCTCTGTTTACTTTGTCCGCGATCTCAAGAAAGGGGCAAAAATTACACGGGATGATATTCGGAGAATTCGTCCGGGGATGGGGCTTGCCCCTAAATATTATGAGTCAATAATTGGAAAAAAAACAAAACTGTCAGTACTAAAAGGAACAGCAACTTCGAAAGACAACATATTGTTTAATAATGAAAATCAATAA